The Dethiosulfovibrio peptidovorans DSM 11002 nucleotide sequence AGGGCGAAGAAGAAGGACAGAAAGTAAAGACAGGGGATGGGAAACGAAGAGGCCAGAAAGACAGGAGCGGTAAAAATGATCCCGAGAAACCGGATCGATACGAGCATATATAGAGGAACAACGCGGAAAAGGGCGTTTAAATCCATCATCTTACAAAACGATCCAGCTGTCCTAGAAGGTCCACGGCCAGCTTTCTGACCACCCCGAAGATCCATGGTCCCATGACCACGAGAGCCCCCATTATGGCGATTATCTTGGGGACGAAGGAAAGAGTCTGCTCCTGAATGGATGTGGCGGTCTGGAGGATACCGACGATAAGTCCCACCACCATGGCGACGATAAGTATGGGCAAAGAGGCCATCAAAGAAACCTTGATCGCCTCCATCAACATATCGCTGACGCTGAAGGCTTCCATCTCTAAGACCTCCCTCTAGACATCACTGGAAACTCCTGATAAGGCTGACAACCACCAGATTCCATCCGTCGGCCATAACGAAAAGCAGCACCTTGAAAGGTAAGGAAATCATCATGGGAGGGAGCATTATCATACCCATGCTCATCAGGACGCTGGATATTATCATGTCCACCACTATGAAAGGAACGTATATCACTATCCCCATCTGAAAGGCGGATTTCAGCTCGCTGAGCATGTAGGCGGGAAGAAGGACCTTGTTGGGGATATCGTCGGCACTGGAAGGCCTCTCCAACCCAGACATAGAGACCATAAGGGACAGTTCTTCCTCCCTCGTCTGGCTCAACATGAACCGGCGTAGAGGAGTCGTGACATTTTCCAGCGCCTCCATCGAACCGATACGACCCTCCATGTAGGGAGAGAGCCCCTGGCTGTACATCACGTCCCAGGTAGGGGCCATTATGAAGAGAGACAGAAAGAGTGCCAGGGTTACTATGACCTGGTTGGGCGGAGTCTGCTGGAGTCCCAGGGCGTTTCGGACGAATCCCAGGACTACCAAAACCCTGGTGAAAGAGGTTACCATGAGGAGTATCGCAGGGGCCACGCTCAGGACGGTCAACAGAGCCACTATCTGGAGCGAGGTGGAGACATCCTGAGGAGATGTCGCCCCCTCTACCGCGATCCTCAAGGCCGGCACGGGAAGTTCCGGTTGATTCGGCTGGGCCGAAGCACCCCCGCACGACAGAAAGAAGACCGACAGACTAATGAGGATCGCTATTTTCAGGTTCAGCTTCATCGAACTTCTCCCATACATCAGCAGGATATCGCCGAAGCAACGATATACCCTCCTTGCTTTCCGCCAAGAGGAGTACGTCGGTTCCGCAGCGCACCACATAAAGAACGCCTCTGCCCAAGGACAGAGACGTCAGGACCTCCAGCCCGTTCCTAGAGGACCTCACGCGCTTCGGCCCCCAACGGACGAGGAGAAAGCCGACGCCTCCTAGAAGGGCGACGGCTAGGATCATCTTTGTCAGATAAGACTCGATCGAAGACGACGCATCGGCCCAGGCCGGCCCGCAGAGAAAGCATACGAACAGAGACAAAGAAAAAACCGACGCAACGAGAATAGATCTTCCGCGCAAGGGACTTCGATCAGCCCAATACCTTGGACAAAGCGTCTACCACGCGGTCAGGCTGGAAAGGCTTGACGATAAAGTCCTTGGCTCCGGCTTGGATCGCCTCTATTACCATGGACTGCTGTCCCATGGCACTGACCATGACGACCTTACAGCCGGGATTGACGGCCTTTATGGCCTTGACCGCCTCTATTCCGTTCATCTCAGGCATAGTGATATCCATCGTGACGATATCGGGATTGAGGTCTTTGTACATGGAAATCGCTACCTGACCGTTTTCCGCCTCTCCTACTACCTCGAAACCGTTTTTCGTGAGAATATCCTTCAACATCATCCTCATGAAAGCGGCGTCATCGACAATAAGGACTGTAGCCATAATGCCCCTCCTGTTCGTCTATTCAAGTCATTTTCAGATCAAGATCCGATCGACTGGATTTTCTCTCCCACGTTCAATATCTCCGTGACCCTTACACCGAAGTTTTCGTCGATCACGACGACCTCTCCCTTAGCGATCAACTTTCCGTTAACTAAAACATCTACAGGCTCTCCTGCCATCTTGTCCAATTCTATCACGGAACCGGGAGCAAATGACAGAACCTCGCCTACGCTCTTTCTAGTTCTTCCCAACTCCACCGTTACCCGGACGGGAATATCGGCTATGAGACCGATATTCGAGGGCAGCGAAGAATCGACGGCGGCAGGCTGAAGCGGGGAAAACTGAGCGGGACGGACGTCGACCGGAGGCGACGCCTCTCCCGAGGGAGGCTGAGACATCCCTGCCCCACCGCCTCCGGAAGGCCGAGGAGCTTGCTGCTGAGCTGGTCTCTGAGGCGGTGCTTCCGTCGGGCTTCCCTGAGAGGGCTGAGAGGCAGAAGGAGCAGGAACCTCCTGCTCTCCAATCAAAGCATCGGCAAAGGCAGAAGCGTGAACCGATGGAACGGAGATAAAGCTTTTGAAACTGTCCAGCCCCTCTATGGTAACCTCCATGGAAATGTACCAAACGGGGACATCGCTCTCCATGTTAGGGAAAAGCAGCCAATCGTCCTCGGTAACCTCCGAGGCGGGATCGGTGGGGATGGCCTTTCGTCCCTTGAGCTTTCCACTGAGGGATGTCATGGCGGAACCTACCACTTGGCTGAGCCCCTCCTGAGCGGCGTTGACGAACAGCTCGTTCGCCTCATCGGGAAGGTCCTTGCCCTCGCCTCCCATCATGAGATCGGCCAGGAGAACAACTCCTCCCTCGTTCATCACGACCGATACGGGAGCATCGTCAAAACCATCGCAACGGACGGAAAATAGCAGGTTTCGATTTCCTCCGATGGACCCCACCACATCGGACTGACCCTTTTCGCCTATCTCGGAGATCTGAACGGAGACTTCCCGTCCGGCCAACATACCTATGACCCCGGTCGTGGCGTCGGAGAACATTCCGGCTAAATCCTCCAGAGCCTCGAGCTGGGCCTGGGTCAGACCGGGGGAGTCACCTCCCCCGCCGTCGTCGGAGCCTCCGGCCAAAGAGCCCTCCAACAGGGCGTTTATCTCGTCTTGACTGAGCAGTTCGTCAGACATGATTACTCCTCCTCTTCCTCGCTCGAGCCGTCGTCCGCCACCTCGAGAACCTCCACGGAATAACGTCCGTCAACGGTTCCCGGACGTCCGGTAAACTTGATCCTGCTCCCGACTCGAACCCTGACGGGATCGTCCAACATCGAATCCAACCGAATAACGTCGCCGACTCGAAGCCTCATGACGTCGAACAGGGATAAAACCGTGTCGCCTAACTCCAGATGGACCGGAACCTTCACCGTTCCCAGACTTGCGGTAAGAAATCCTCTATGATCCTGGTCCTTGTTCTTGCCGGTGGACGCGAACCAGATCTGAGAGCTGAGCTTGTCCATAACCGGTTCCATGACGAAATAGGGTATACATAAGCTGACCATACCCTCCACGTCGCCGATGCTGACCCTCAAAGTCACCAGCAAAACCATATCAGTGCCGGGGCAGATCTGTACGAAGAAGGGGTTGCTCTCCATGCTATCGAAACGGAAGCGAACGTCTATGACGGTGCTCCAGCTGTCCTCGAGGAGCTCCAGCATCCTCATGAAAACCCGTTCTATAACGGTGGACTCTATATCGGTCAAATCCCTTGGCTTTCCGAAAACCTCTCCCTTTCCGCCCAGCAACCGATCGATTATGGCGAAAACCAGGTTGGGATTCATCTCCACCACGGCATTGCCCTCAAGAGGATACATCTCCAGAACTCCCATTACGGTGGGCTGAACCATGGAGCGCACGAACTCCTCGTAGGCGACCTGATCCACCGATGCGACCTCGCAGGTCACTATGGACCGGACCATGGTCGACAGGCTGGTGGTGAGCTGTCTGCTGAAGGACTCGTGGATCATCTGGATAGCCCTGAGCTGGTCCTTGCTGAACTTATCGGGACGACGGAAATCGTAACCCTTGACGTTCTTTTCCGCCGAAGCCTGAGATATCTCCTCGAAATCGACCTCTCCGCTGGTAAGGACGTCCAATAGGGAGTCTATCTCCGATTGAGACAGTACGTCGGGAGTCACCGGATCTCACCACCTTTCAAGCATAACGGCCCACGGACTACTGAGTGACGAACTTTCTGAAAAGAACCCTTCTTACCGCGACCTTGCCATCCACCGACGGCAATATGGCGTTGATGCGGCGCCTCATGTCGTCGCTGAGCTCCATGATTCCCTCTGCACTCCTGAAATCGTCGACGATGTGGTCCTTCACCGTAAGGAGAACTTCGTTTCTGATGTGGCTTCTCCAGCCCCCATCGGTCAAGATAGCCTCCGCCTTGGTGCCGGACGCCTCAAGGGCCAGCTCGAAGTTTACCAGATGGGGCTCTTTGTCCGCCAGGTTTACGACGAAATCGCCAAAATCGACTATGGGGCCGGGACGTTCAAGATCCTTTGAGACCCCGGTAACGCTCCGCTCCTCGGCACCGAAACGAAGACCCATGAAATAACCTCCCCCGGCACCCAGGGCGAGGGCGATCAAGGCTATGACCGCTATCAATAAAATCCTCTTGAGCATATAGACCTCCTTCTCCCCCGCCGTCACTGCTTAGGGTACTTAGAGAGAATAACCAGGTCCACCCGTCTATTTCTGGACCTGTTTTCATCGCTGTCGTTTGGTACCACTGGGCGGAAAGGACCGTAGCCTACCGCCTGCACTATCGAAGGGGAGATTCCGGCGGCATCCACCAGATAGGAGGCCACTATAGCGGCCCTTATGGCGGAAAGCCCCCAGTTGTCCCTGTAGGGACCGCCTCTAAGAGGCCGGTCGTCGGTGTGTCCCTCCACCGCCAGAGCGGGAATCCTTCCTTTAAGGAACTCACCCAACTTGGCAAGCAGGCGCTTGCCCTCGGGACGTATATCGACCCCTCCCAGAGGGAACAGAAGCTGATCCGACAGAGACACGGTTACGCCTCTTTGGTCAACTATCACCGATACATCCTGCTCCATCTCCTGATCCTTTAAAAAGGAACGAAGCTCCCTGTCCACCTGGAACGTGGATTGGGTCTGGCGACGTTCCTCTCCGGCGTCGTAACCGGAGGAACCTCCGTAGGGCAAGGGGTCCTCCTGAAGGGATTTACCTCCGTCCAAAACCCCCAAAGCACCCTGGAAGGAGACCATCATCTTCTTGAACTTCTCCACATCTATGGACGAAAAAGCGAAAAGCAGGACGAAGAAGGTAAGGAGCAAAGTCATCATATCGCCGTAGGTCGCAAGCCATCCGGCACCGCCTTTTTCCTCTTTCCGCCTCTTTTTCCTCACCATGGGCTATTCCTCTCCGCCCTTTTCGTTATCGTGCCGTTCCTCAAGCTCTTTCCGCTGCTCCGGAGGGAGGAATACCTTGAGCTTTTCCTCCACTATTCTAGGGTTCTCTCCGGCCTGAATAGCCAGGACTCCCTCGACCATGAGTTCTCTGACCACCGTTTCCTCCGAGGATCTGGCCGCCAGCTTGGCCGATGTAGGCAAAGCGAAGATATTGGCCATAAAGGAACCGTAAAAGGTCGTTATGAGAGCGACAGCCATTCCTGGCCCGAGAGAGCCCGGGTCGTCCAGGTTTCTGAGCATGGCTATGAGACCTATGAGGGTTCCCAACATACCGAAAGCGGGGAACAGCTCTCCCATGGTGTCGAACATGCCTTTGTTGGATGCGTGTCGCTCCTCCAAAACGCTGATCTCCGTGTCGAGGATAGCCTTGACCAACTCGGGATCGGTTCCGTCCACGACGAGCTGAATGGACTTGGCCAGGAACTCGTCGTCCAGCTCGGAGGCGTCGGCTTCAAGAGCCAGCAGCCCTTCTCGTCTGGCCTTCTCGGCAAAGCTGACTATGGTCTGTACCAAAGAGACCAGATCGGGAGTCTGGGAGAAAAAGGCGATTCTGGTGATCTTTCCCAGTTTTTTGATGCGATCCATCGGGTTCGCCATTATCACGGCACCCATGGTTCCGCCTATGGTTATCAACATGGACGGCAGGTTCACGAAGGCGGCGGCCTCACCTCCGGCCACTATGCCTCCCACGACCAATATCAAAGAAAGAGAAAGTCCGATAATTGTCGCCAGATCCACGGTCAGGCCTCCATTTTTTTCAGATAGTCGAGTGTCGCTTCAATGATAAACCGACGACACCGCTACGTCAAAGAGGGCGGCAGCCCTCGTTTGGCCCGATAGGCCGCCGCCCTTTCCATTATCTCGCCGGGAGTTTCCTTCACTACGTAACGGTGGCCGTTCAGCAAGGTGACCACCGTGTCGGGATTGGCCTCCACGGTTTCTATGAGGTCGGCGTTCAGGACGAACACCGAGCCGTTCAGTCTGGTTACCTCTATCACCTTAAACGCCTCCGACCTTCACCTTACCTCGAAAAAACTATCTCTTGAGGTTCAGAAGCTCCTCCAGAACGGAATCGCTGGTGGTGATGACCCTGGCGCTGGCCTGGAAACCTCTCTGGGTGGTTATAAGATCGGTGAACTCCTCGGTTATGTCGACGTTGCTGTACTCGAGAGAGCTTCCTGCTATGGTTCCCGCTCCTTCGACCATGGCGTTGACGATGGACGGATCGCCGGAGTTTATCGATTTGGAGAAACAGGTGTTACCGGTTTTCACCAGCCCCTGGGGGTTGGCGAACATGGCAAGGGCCATCTTGTAGAGACCTCGATTCTGACCGTTGTCGTAGATCCCCACTATCGTTCCATCGTTGGAGACGGAGAAATCCTCCAATATCCCCATACTGTAACCGTTCTGAGTATAGGGTTTTGTGGTGAAGGCCGATCCGTACTGGGTAACTCCCTCTATCTCCTCTTTATCGAAAGACTTGCCGGAGAAGTCCAACACCACGTCGGCATCGTCGGCCCCTATGGCGGAGAAGCCTATGGAGATGGTGTTCTCGCCGCCAGAGAGCAGCTTACCCTCGGAGGAAAACCTTATGACTCCCTTGTTGTCCGAGAGTTTGAGCTCCGGTTCGTCCGGCAGGAAGGCCTCCCAGCTCCAGGCGTTGCTACCTACCTTTTTCCAGACAACCTCGAGGGTATGCTCGTTGCCGAGACTGTCATATATGGTGCCTTTGCCCTCGTGGACGCTGTCGGATCCCTCCCTTATCGAAGAGACGGGATCTCCACCGTCGGTTCCGTCGTAGGTGAAGATCAGCTTGGACGAATCGGTGGGAGAGGGCTTGATAGTGACATTCGCCCCGCCAGCGAAGCTGGAGGCAAACGTAGCCCCGGCACCACTAGCACTTGAATACTCGGAAGTAGCGGGAGCAAAGGTAACATCGCCAGCAGTGAGATCCATGTTAAAAGCCGTCATAACCCCCATATCGTTAGGTCCCCAGAGGGTAACAGTATCTCCATAATTACCGACGGTACCATCGCTGCTACTGTAATCGACCAGATATTGAGCTCCGTTTATCTCGGTGGTCTGGAAGTTGAAATCGCTGTAGGTCCATGTAGTCTTGCCTGTGTCCTCGTTCACGAGGGACAAAATCCCCTTCTCCGGGTTATAGACAACTTCGTGATCCTGAGCAATCACCGCAGTATCATCATCGGGATCCGAAGCAGATAAAGAAACGGTATCAGGACTCGGTTGAAGGATGACGTTACCGTCCTCGGAGACCCCTTTAAATGCCAGGTTTATCGTAGTACTTCCACCAATAACGCTATCGGCTAAGTCAAGTGTAATAAAATCGGAAATAGTAGTTCCCTCTTGAAATCTATAGGTTATATCAGCGGTAGCAGAGGTTCCATCTGTCGAAGTTACCGTGTAAGCAGGGGTAACGGTCGTATCTCCCTCTTTATTGACCCCGCTGTTGCTGGTGGCTGGTCCTATTATGGGGCTGACGTTACCCCGGAAGTTGAGGGCCTTGCCGGAGCTGTCTATCTCCAGGAAGAGGCTTACGGGATCGGGAAACTGGCTGTCCTCGCCGGTGGTCATCTTGAGGGTCGAGTCCGGGTCGAAGAGGCCGTCCTCGGTCTTGAGCACGTTCCACTGGAAGTAGTCTACCTGAGAATCACCGGAAGACTCCTCCTTTCCCTCTCCCCAGAGCCGCACCTGGGCCTTGTTGCCTATCTCGGTTATCTCCGCCAGATAGGTGTGGGTGGTTCCGGTGCTGTCGTCTATGCTTACGGCCTGATAGTTCATGTATGCGCTCATGGGGATGGAGGTTCCGTCTATGGAAAGCTCTCCCTTGGCGGCGTCGTAGTTTACGGTGTGGCCGGATGACCCCACAAGCTCCAGCTTGGGATAGTAGGTGGATTCGTCGTGGCTGCTCTGCTGCACTCCCTCAAAGCTGAAACGGAGGGTCTCGACGCTACCGTCGGCTTCGTTCTCCAGCCTTATGTTTATGAAGTCCGATACGTCCTCGCCTTCCGCCACGCTGATGGTGTACTCAGAGCCGAGTATCTCCGAGGAGAACTTGACCCCGTCGGGTATGCCGAGAGGAAGATAGGGATCCACCCGACTGTCCAGGTTGCACCTGTAGCCAACGGTCGAGGTGGCCTTGGCCTCCATTTTTCTACCTATGGGTATGTTTATGTCGCTGAGCTCCGAGCCGGTGGAGATCACTCCGTCCTCGTCAACGGTCATCTCGTTGCCCTGAACCCTGTAGCCGGTTCCGGACATGGCAAGGTCGGAGTTCGAGTCCAGCACGAACTGACCGGCCCTGGTGTAGAGGTTTTCTGCTCCGTTTCTTACGACGTAATACCCCTCGCCCTGGATGGCCATGTCTGTCCTGTTGCCGGTCTGGGACACGGTTCCCTGAGTGTGTATCGTCTCTATTCCGGCCACCTGAACACCTAAGCCTACCTGCTTTGCGTTGACCCCTCCCACGTTTCCGTCGGGAGCCATCGCTCCTCTCTCGGTCTGAGAGAGAAGGTCCTGAAATACCACGGTGGACTTCTTGAATCCAACGGTATTTACGTTGGCGATGTTGTTACCCACCACGTCCAGTCTTTTCTGGTGCGCCTTGGCACCGCTTACTCCGGTCAAGAGAGACCTCAACATAGAAAACGACCTCCTTTAAACTTTTGAGAGATCGGCAGTCCGTTGCCTGGCTCTCCATCCCGCCTTCCATGGTGGGGCTTCAATTCCGTCATCTTACAGAAACTCATTGCCGTATGTTTCAAGCGCTTTCCGTTCCCGGAAGGGCCACGGAGATTATTCTGCTTATGTCTGCCTCGGAACCGTCGGTCATCTTCAGTACGACCGATCCGTTTTCATGGGATATGGACTGGACTATACCCGTCTTTTCCTCCGTCAGCTGGTTGCCCTGGTCGTCCTGATAGGCATGAGAGTAGGTTACCTCGAACCCTATGTAGCTCACGGCGTTTCCGAGCTGTAGAGAGAGCATCTCCTCCATGCTGCTATTCATGTTCATGAGCTGTTCAACCGTGGTGAACTGGGAGAACTGGGCCGCCATTTCGTTGGTGTCCATGGGCTCCAGAGGATCCTGGTTTTTCAGCTGTTCTATGTAGAGCTTGAGAAAGTCGTCCTTGTCCATGGCGCTTTTTATCTCCCTCGACTGACCGGCGGTGTAGCTGGAGGACGCCGAGGAATAGGGGTTTACCGTAGTCATAGCGTATCCGACCTCCCTGCCTAAGTTTTTAGGCGTACCACTGGAGCATCCCTCGCTCCAGGTCTATCCGGGCTACAGTCACTATAGACTCCTCCGGAACATCGTCGTCCTCATCTGTCCTTCCTCTTCTGCCCTTGACGGACTGTATCGAGTCTCTCCAGGGAGAACGTCTGTCGTCTCCCTGACGAACGTCGACGTTTACCGACGAGGCGCTGATTCCCTGCTGGGCCAGCATGTCCTGGAGAAGGGGTATCTGAGGCTTTATCATGTCCCTGACCTGGACGCTGTCGACCTTGAAAGAGGCCTCCATCCCCGACGGGGTTACGTGAACCTCCACCTCTACTCTGCCCAAGGCAGGAGGGTCGACCACTATGGAGGCTCTCTGGGTGCCGTCCGA carries:
- a CDS encoding flagellar biosynthetic protein FliQ: MEAFSVSDMLMEAIKVSLMASLPILIVAMVVGLIVGILQTATSIQEQTLSFVPKIIAIMGALVVMGPWIFGVVRKLAVDLLGQLDRFVR
- the fliP gene encoding flagellar type III secretion system pore protein FliP (The bacterial flagellar biogenesis protein FliP forms a type III secretion system (T3SS)-type pore required for flagellar assembly.), whose product is MKLNLKIAILISLSVFFLSCGGASAQPNQPELPVPALRIAVEGATSPQDVSTSLQIVALLTVLSVAPAILLMVTSFTRVLVVLGFVRNALGLQQTPPNQVIVTLALFLSLFIMAPTWDVMYSQGLSPYMEGRIGSMEALENVTTPLRRFMLSQTREEELSLMVSMSGLERPSSADDIPNKVLLPAYMLSELKSAFQMGIVIYVPFIVVDMIISSVLMSMGMIMLPPMMISLPFKVLLFVMADGWNLVVVSLIRSFQ
- a CDS encoding flagellar biosynthetic protein FliO, which produces MRSSRNGLEVLTSLSLGRGVLYVVRCGTDVLLLAESKEGISLLRRYPADVWEKFDEAEPENSDPH
- a CDS encoding response regulator; this encodes MATVLIVDDAAFMRMMLKDILTKNGFEVVGEAENGQVAISMYKDLNPDIVTMDITMPEMNGIEAVKAIKAVNPGCKVVMVSAMGQQSMVIEAIQAGAKDFIVKPFQPDRVVDALSKVLG
- the fliN gene encoding flagellar motor switch protein FliN, whose product is MSDELLSQDEINALLEGSLAGGSDDGGGGDSPGLTQAQLEALEDLAGMFSDATTGVIGMLAGREVSVQISEIGEKGQSDVVGSIGGNRNLLFSVRCDGFDDAPVSVVMNEGGVVLLADLMMGGEGKDLPDEANELFVNAAQEGLSQVVGSAMTSLSGKLKGRKAIPTDPASEVTEDDWLLFPNMESDVPVWYISMEVTIEGLDSFKSFISVPSVHASAFADALIGEQEVPAPSASQPSQGSPTEAPPQRPAQQQAPRPSGGGGAGMSQPPSGEASPPVDVRPAQFSPLQPAAVDSSLPSNIGLIADIPVRVTVELGRTRKSVGEVLSFAPGSVIELDKMAGEPVDVLVNGKLIAKGEVVVIDENFGVRVTEILNVGEKIQSIGS
- the fliM gene encoding flagellar motor switch protein FliM, whose product is MTPDVLSQSEIDSLLDVLTSGEVDFEEISQASAEKNVKGYDFRRPDKFSKDQLRAIQMIHESFSRQLTTSLSTMVRSIVTCEVASVDQVAYEEFVRSMVQPTVMGVLEMYPLEGNAVVEMNPNLVFAIIDRLLGGKGEVFGKPRDLTDIESTVIERVFMRMLELLEDSWSTVIDVRFRFDSMESNPFFVQICPGTDMVLLVTLRVSIGDVEGMVSLCIPYFVMEPVMDKLSSQIWFASTGKNKDQDHRGFLTASLGTVKVPVHLELGDTVLSLFDVMRLRVGDVIRLDSMLDDPVRVRVGSRIKFTGRPGTVDGRYSVEVLEVADDGSSEEEEE
- a CDS encoding flagellar basal body-associated FliL family protein, encoding MLKRILLIAVIALIALALGAGGGYFMGLRFGAEERSVTGVSKDLERPGPIVDFGDFVVNLADKEPHLVNFELALEASGTKAEAILTDGGWRSHIRNEVLLTVKDHIVDDFRSAEGIMELSDDMRRRINAILPSVDGKVAVRRVLFRKFVTQ
- a CDS encoding OmpA/MotB family protein, yielding MVRKKRRKEEKGGAGWLATYGDMMTLLLTFFVLLFAFSSIDVEKFKKMMVSFQGALGVLDGGKSLQEDPLPYGGSSGYDAGEERRQTQSTFQVDRELRSFLKDQEMEQDVSVIVDQRGVTVSLSDQLLFPLGGVDIRPEGKRLLAKLGEFLKGRIPALAVEGHTDDRPLRGGPYRDNWGLSAIRAAIVASYLVDAAGISPSIVQAVGYGPFRPVVPNDSDENRSRNRRVDLVILSKYPKQ
- a CDS encoding motility protein A — protein: MDLATIIGLSLSLILVVGGIVAGGEAAAFVNLPSMLITIGGTMGAVIMANPMDRIKKLGKITRIAFFSQTPDLVSLVQTIVSFAEKARREGLLALEADASELDDEFLAKSIQLVVDGTDPELVKAILDTEISVLEERHASNKGMFDTMGELFPAFGMLGTLIGLIAMLRNLDDPGSLGPGMAVALITTFYGSFMANIFALPTSAKLAARSSEETVVRELMVEGVLAIQAGENPRIVEEKLKVFLPPEQRKELEERHDNEKGGEE
- a CDS encoding flagellar FlbD family protein, producing the protein MIEVTRLNGSVFVLNADLIETVEANPDTVVTLLNGHRYVVKETPGEIMERAAAYRAKRGLPPSLT
- a CDS encoding flagellar hook-basal body complex protein; this encodes MLRSLLTGVSGAKAHQKRLDVVGNNIANVNTVGFKKSTVVFQDLLSQTERGAMAPDGNVGGVNAKQVGLGVQVAGIETIHTQGTVSQTGNRTDMAIQGEGYYVVRNGAENLYTRAGQFVLDSNSDLAMSGTGYRVQGNEMTVDEDGVISTGSELSDINIPIGRKMEAKATSTVGYRCNLDSRVDPYLPLGIPDGVKFSSEILGSEYTISVAEGEDVSDFINIRLENEADGSVETLRFSFEGVQQSSHDESTYYPKLELVGSSGHTVNYDAAKGELSIDGTSIPMSAYMNYQAVSIDDSTGTTHTYLAEITEIGNKAQVRLWGEGKEESSGDSQVDYFQWNVLKTEDGLFDPDSTLKMTTGEDSQFPDPVSLFLEIDSSGKALNFRGNVSPIIGPATSNSGVNKEGDTTVTPAYTVTSTDGTSATADITYRFQEGTTISDFITLDLADSVIGGSTTINLAFKGVSEDGNVILQPSPDTVSLSASDPDDDTAVIAQDHEVVYNPEKGILSLVNEDTGKTTWTYSDFNFQTTEINGAQYLVDYSSSDGTVGNYGDTVTLWGPNDMGVMTAFNMDLTAGDVTFAPATSEYSSASGAGATFASSFAGGANVTIKPSPTDSSKLIFTYDGTDGGDPVSSIREGSDSVHEGKGTIYDSLGNEHTLEVVWKKVGSNAWSWEAFLPDEPELKLSDNKGVIRFSSEGKLLSGGENTISIGFSAIGADDADVVLDFSGKSFDKEEIEGVTQYGSAFTTKPYTQNGYSMGILEDFSVSNDGTIVGIYDNGQNRGLYKMALAMFANPQGLVKTGNTCFSKSINSGDPSIVNAMVEGAGTIAGSSLEYSNVDITEEFTDLITTQRGFQASARVITTSDSVLEELLNLKR
- a CDS encoding flagellar hook capping FlgD N-terminal domain-containing protein, with the protein product MTTVNPYSSASSSYTAGQSREIKSAMDKDDFLKLYIEQLKNQDPLEPMDTNEMAAQFSQFTTVEQLMNMNSSMEEMLSLQLGNAVSYIGFEVTYSHAYQDDQGNQLTEEKTGIVQSISHENGSVVLKMTDGSEADISRIISVALPGTESA